In Camelina sativa cultivar DH55 chromosome 13, Cs, whole genome shotgun sequence, the genomic window GATCTGCACTGCAAAAACGAAGAGgttgattgaatttgatttcCAAAAAATAGCAGCCAGCACTTATTTTGAAGAGCAAGTAGAAACGTTTGGTCAAACAGTGTTACCTGTATAATAATGCCAGATTCATGTGCTTTCCTGAAGAGCAAATCCACACGCACCAGATCTTCAGGGAGCTGCTCCTGTAACATGATTGCCAAAAATAAACATCATGAACGTTTTCCACTTAGAAGAAAAATCAGGCATGCTCAGAAGTTTGGAAAAGCATCAACAATTTCGAGGTCTTTGCCATCTATAGTATAGAGATACCTTGTAAAATTCCTCTATGGAATAATTCGGGTTTGCTCCAAATGTAATTGTGTAATAGGAAAATTCCACACAGAACTTATGGAGTAGATATGCGAGATCTACAGTCCAAATGCTGCAGGAAATGTCAAAAGTTGATAAGTATCGTACCAAATGTTATCATCTTTAAGAAGAAAACATGGCACATAATGGGATAACACTGCTGATGAACATCTATTGATGTATAAACAGACCTATTTGTGGAGCAAATCTCAGCCAAATCCTCAAGAGTGCAACTTGCAATGCCACTTGCTCTGAGAACCATGAGAACACAAGCGAGACCACAATCCCAAGAAGCTAACTGATGTACATGAGGGACCTAATAGCAATATAAAGGGCCAGCAGAAGATAAGTAGCAGCAAAAATAGAGTTCCTAAATTGAATGTCCACTAAAAACGTAGAGAGactaagacaaaaaaagaaaaaaaaaaaagagtaacgATCGGTGGTTACCTCAAAGTGGGAAGAGGATGGCAACCCTGCATCTGTGTACTTTCCATTACTCAGCAAGGGATGACCATCGAATTGGCAGTAGTTAGCAGAAGTCGAACCTCCATGACCTTGTGATCTCCCCTGATTCCTCTCTTCAACTCTCAAAAGCTTGTtaaggagaaaacaaagaggCCACATGAATGACCAGCAGCAACTTTCTTCCTGTGGATTCTGAGAATGGCTTGGATAATAGACCTGAACATACAACAGAATGGAAGAAATCATTCATCAAAAAAACGAGGAAGaataaaacaacacaaagagCTTTAaatccagcaaaaaaaaaaaaagaaagaagaagctcatATATTCGTTTAGCAATCAAAGCGAAAAATCCGAAACTGAAGCTACTTCAAATCCCTAAAAACAATGACTTTTTCTTCGACAacgaaaaatccaaaaaacccCAGTTTTGTTGTTTATCAATAAAGCTTAAATCTCTCCGGTGGCACAAGAAAGTCTCACACTTGCGAGCCAATGACGCTGAAATAGATAACGAATCTAAACGACGACTAAACCCAATCAAACCCCAACACCTAAAATCGAGAAATCTGCGATCGGCTTGTTCGTCAGGATTGTAACCAACCAATATGATTGGAGCCGAGAGGGGGGgggggaagaaaaagaatataccTTTTGCTTAAGCTGCAAGAGAGACAacgagagcgagagagagagagagagactctggGGATCTACGGCGTGTGATTGACGCGTGTAGCTTAGGCTTTTCGAGGaagaataaaaaaggaaacaaggAAGATAATTGAGCTCAGTTTTCCTGGAAAAATAATGATTtggataaagaagaagacagagctgtatgtatatatatcttcacgAGAGTTTctcgtgtgttttttttttttctttttctttggatagTGACGAATCCTGAGATCGTGTTCtaatttcaatctttttttttttgggtttgttggtTGGACTTGTCTTTGTTCTTTATTCATCCTTCTTCAACTTCAACCCCGTTCAATAGTTGCTTGCCCAATTTAATCACgtttccaaattttaattttgatttcttgaGACATATCATCATGTCCAATACATGATTTGATGAAAGAACTTTGTCCGATCAAACGTTTTTTTTGCAAACTTAATATAGATTTTTCGTAGtttgttcaaaaacaaaaaatatatttttcgtttatataaaatatttttataaacattcagATGTTATTTCTGTTGAATGTACTTGTATTCGGTTACCAATATTAAGATGATAATATGGCAGTTCAACCAATCTTAAATCCATAGCTATTCCTCTCTTCTTATGAACTGATGATTGTCTTTATCATGGGTAAACTGTAGTTCTGAACATATTTTATGGGTCGGAGTTAGACATATGGTGGTGTAAATCATATTGGTTTAGATAATCAACATAGTAATTTATCAAtctatatttagaaatattatccTACATTATCTAGGAGTTTTTTTATAGGGGACAATttctattaataaaataaatatattgtataaaatataaatataaatctaatatttggattttttataaataaaattatagaaatattttatattttatataaacaaaaat contains:
- the LOC104734596 gene encoding protein GUCD1-like codes for the protein MWPLCFLLNKLLRVEERNQGRSQGHGGSTSANYCQFDGHPLLSNGKYTDAGLPSSSHFEVPHVHQLASWDCGLACVLMVLRASGIASCTLEDLAEICSTNSIWTVDLAYLLHKFCVEFSYYTITFGANPNYSIEEFYKEQLPEDLVRVDLLFRKAHESGIIIQCRSVSIHEISCLLLSGNYIAIALVDQDKLSKSWLEEMIVAGLHTSNSCYTGHYIVICGYDAIRDEFEIRDPASSKIHERISSKCLENARKSFGTDEDLLLINLENIRNQNKF